CTGCAAGTTGCTACAACCAATCTAAGCTTGATTGGCTCAATAACCACTACATCCGCGAAATGGATAATCAAAAGCTTAGGATGATGCTTGAAGAATATGGTTGTGAGGTGAAGATGGAGGGAGATAAACTTGAGGTGCTTTTTGAGGCGCTTAAGGAGAGGAATTATACTCTTGTAGCATTTGCCAATGGTGTGAGGGAAGTTTTAGAGGCTCCAAAGAGTTATGATGCGAAAATGCAATCACGCTTGAGCTTAGAAATAATAGAGAATCTTAAGAAATTTATTGGTGGACTGACAGAGGGATTAGGTGTGAGTGAGCTTGAAGAGAAAAGCAAAGCCTTTATGAGTCAGTATTCACTTAAAGCTGGAGAATTTTTACAACCCTTGCGTTTGGCTCTTCTAGGGAAGGGGGGAGGGATTGGGATGGCCGAAACAATTTTTGTCTTAGGAATTCAGGAATGCCATCATCGCATTAAGATGCTTGAGAAGATTAGTTTTGCAAAGTAGGGGAATTAATTTTTTATTTAAGAATAGTTCCTACAATCTAAAAGAGGGTTTCCTCTTTTAGAAAATATTGCAAGGAAAGATAATGAAAAAAGTTTTAATGATGGCAGGACTAATCCTAGCTGCAAATTTAGGGGCTGATGAATACAAGATTGATGCAGCTCATTCCAATATAGGATTCAAGGTTAAGCATCTTCTTGTGAGTACTGTTGGAGGAAATTTTAAAAACTTTAATGGGAAAATTGATCTAGATCCTGCAAATAAGAAGATCAACTTTTTTGAGGGTGAGATTGCTGTTGATTCTATTAATACAGACAATGAAAAAAGAGATGATCATCTAAAATCTCCAGATTTTTTTGATGTCAAAAAAAACCCAAAGGGTTATTTTAAGATGACAAAACAAGAAGGAGATAAATTGTATGGAATCCTTACTTTTGGAAGCGTGAGCAGGGAAGTTGTGTTTGATGCCGAGATGAGCGATGTTGTTGTGCATCCAAAGACGAAAAAAAATGTAACTGCTCTTGAGCTTGAGGGAAAAATCAATCGTAAAGATTTTAACATTGGGTCGGGAGTTCCAAATACTGTTGTTGGCGATGAGGTGAAGATTGTTATCAATCTTGAGCTTCTTGGACAGTAAGACAACCTTAGAAACAAAGAGAATTTTTCTCTTTGTTTATGCTTATTTTTGTTGGCTCAAGTTTTCTGTGATTAAATTTCCTATTAAGGTCAATAGCTAGCTTTTTAAACTTCTTTAAATTTTATTTAAGCTTTATCCAAAAATAACCATCCCTAAAAAACTTTCATGTTCTTTATTGCCATTTAACCAAGAAGATTAAGTGGTGTATTTGTGCATATAATTTGTGATTTTAGATTTGATTGGTCTTGTCTCTTTGATGTTTTTGATCTGCATTTAATGAATACAGAAGAGTGGATTAAGGTGGTTTTTTGGGGTGCTTAATAAAGGATATAGTATTTTATATTTGTGTATTTTTATAGAAACTTATATTGAGTTCAAAGCAAAGAAAATAGTGAAATTTTAATAAGTGGAAGTATGACTTCCCTCCTAGGGGGAGGGGATTAGTGTAAATCTTTCCAGATTTTTCTTTTCCATAAGTAGGCAATAAAGGCCATAACAATACAGAAGAGGATAATCTTGACACCAAGAGATTCTCTTTCTTGTTTTTTGGCATCAGCAATGCTTTCCATGTATGCAATTACTTGCGCTTCTGCCTGTTTTGTAAGACCGATACGAGGCATAGAGGCCCCAGGAAGCATTTTTTGTGGATCATTGATAAA
This DNA window, taken from Helicobacter kayseriensis, encodes the following:
- a CDS encoding YceI family protein; its protein translation is MKKVLMMAGLILAANLGADEYKIDAAHSNIGFKVKHLLVSTVGGNFKNFNGKIDLDPANKKINFFEGEIAVDSINTDNEKRDDHLKSPDFFDVKKNPKGYFKMTKQEGDKLYGILTFGSVSREVVFDAEMSDVVVHPKTKKNVTALELEGKINRKDFNIGSGVPNTVVGDEVKIVINLELLGQ